From the genome of Gemmatimonadaceae bacterium:
GAACGGGGCGATCGTTCGTCACGGGACCGACATCGGCATCTTCGCGCCGCTGAGTCCCGGGATCCGCCAGATCGCGTTCACGTACGAGCTGCCGGCGACCGCCTTTCCGCTCACGGTGCCCGTCGACAAGCCGATAGGCATCTTCGAGATCCTCGTGCAGGAGCCGGGCGCGCACGTGCAAGGCCCGTCGTTGCGCGAAGTCGCGCCGGTGAGCGCGGAAGGCCGGACGTTTCGGCGGCTGCTCGCGCAGGATCTGCAGGTGGGCGCGGTCGTGCGCGTCGACGTTCCGCGAGTGATCGGTCGCGATCGCGAAAAGGTGTATCTGGCCGTGGCGATCGCGCTCATCGCGGCGATGGCGGCGGCGCTCGTCGTCACGGCTCGCCGCTCGTTCGGCGTGCGACGCGTGTCGCCCGTGCGCGTGCGCGAGGAGCCGCGTTCGCAAACTCTGTTGCGCGACATCGCGACGCTCGATGCCGAGTTCGAGCGAACCAACGCGGGCGACGAGACCGTGAAGGCCGCATACGAGCAGCGCCGCAACGAGCTCAAGACCGAATTATCGACGGCGCTTGCCGAGGAGCGCCGCCGACCGTAGATTCGGCCGCACAACTGAATGCGAGCGCGGGACACGGAAACCGGTGCAATGCCGGTGCGGCCCCGCCACTGTAACGGGCGAGTATGCCTCGTTCACGATGCCACTGACCGGGATGGTCGGGAAGGCGAACGAAGCGGCCCGGAGCCAGGAGACGACCCACGTTCGCGCCACACTACACAGACCTCGGGGGAGGGCTGGTGGCGACACGGACGTGGCATTCACGCCTCCGCGTTGCGGGCATCCTTCCTCGAGAACGGGTGCCCGTGTTTCGTTTCCGACTCGTCGTTCTCGGTTTCACCTTTGCCGCATTGGGTGCCGCGTGCCGAAACGCGCCGCCGCCGATGGCGCAGGGACACGACGATTTCGGGCACGCGCTCGCGATCGACCATCGCCCGGAACGCATCGTCTCGCTCAATCCGACGACGACGGAGATGCTCTTCGCGCTCGGCGCAGGATCGCGGCTCGTCGGCCGATCGCAGTACGACGTGTTTCCCGATTCCGCGCGCGCGGTGCCCGACGTCGGTCCCGCGATGCGCCCCAACATCGAAGCGGTTCTCGCCCAGCATCCCGATCTCGTCCTGCTGTACGCGAGCGACGACAATCGCGCGGCGTACGACAGACTCACCGCCGCGAAGGTTCCGGCCTTCGCGTTCAAGATCGATAGCATCGAGCAGTTCGCGCGCGACACGCGGCTCATCGGCAGCTTGCTCGGTGATTCCGCGCGCGCCGAGGCCACCGTCGACACGATCGAAGCCACGTTGCGCCGCGTGCGCGCGATGACGAGCGCGTTGCCGCATCCCACCGTGTTCATTCACGCGTGGGACAAACCGATCATCGCGATCGGCGGCGGAAGCTTTCTCAGCGAGCTGCTGGACATCGCCGGCGCGAAAAATATCTACGGCGATTCGCCGCTGCCGTCGCTGACGGTGTCGCTCGAGGACGTGGTTCGGCGAAATCCGGACTTCATGCTGGCGTCGCCGACCGCGGCACCGAAGATCGAAGCGAGCGCCACGTGGCGTGCGATTCCGGCGGTTCACAACGGGCATGTGCTCGTCTACGACACGACGATCGTCGGCCGGCCGTCGGTTCAGTTGGGCGCCGCGGCGTATTCGCTCGCGCGACTCCTGCATCCGCGCGAGGTGAAGTGATGTCGCCGATGCGTTGGACGCTGCTCGTCATTGCGTTGATCGTCGCCGGCATTCTCGGCGTGGCGATCGGGACGATCGATCTCCCGTTGGGCGCGGTTGTCGATGCGCTGCGCGGCGTAGGCGATCCAACGGCGATCGTCGTCGTGCGCACGCTGCGGCTTCCGCGCGTCATGCTGGCGATTCTCGTCGGTGCGGGCCTCGGCATGTCGGGTGCGGCGCTGCAGGGAACCATGCGGAATCCGCTCGCCGAGCCGTACCTGCTGGGCGTGTCGGGCGGCGCGGCGGTCGGCGCTGTCGTCGCGTACGCGATGGGGTTGGGCGCGGCGGCCTTGCCACTGGCGGCATTCATCGGCGCGGTGGCGGCCGTGCTCGCGGCGTTCTTCGTCGCGCACGCGGCCGGCGCGCGGGGCGATCCGCGCGTCATGCTCATGGCCGGCGTCGTCGTCGGCGCATTCGCCAACGCGGTGATCATGCTGATTCTCGCGAACGCCGAAGCGAATACGGTGCGCAACGCGCTGTGGTGGATGATGGGATCGGTGAGTGAATCGACCTGGTCGCAAGTCGCCGTGCTCGCGGTGTATGTCGCCATTGGGGGCGCGATGCTCATCGTCGTCGGCCCGCAGATGGACGTACTCTCGCTCGGCGAAGATGCGGCGGCCGGACTCGGCCTCGGCGTCGATGCGGCGATTCGTCGTGTCTTTCTGATCGCGGCGCTCATCGCCGCGGCGACCGTGGCCGCGGCCGGCCTGGTCGGATTCGTCGGACTCATCGTGCCGCACATCATGCGGTCGGCGGGACTGCGCCGGCATCGCGCGCTGCTCGTGGGTTGCGCGCTGGCGGGAGGAACGCTCGTCGTGTGCGCCGACCTGCTCGGGCGCGTCGTTCGGCCGCCGGCGGAAGTGCCGCTCGGCGCCGTGACGGCGCTGATCGGCGTTCCATTTTTTCTGATGAAGCTCCGGCGGCTCGCATGATTGCGTATCGCGACGTTGCCGTGCGGTATCCACGATCGCGTGACGACGCGGTGCGTGGCGTTTCGTTCGTTGCGCGACGCGGCGAGATCACGGCCGTCGCCGGTCCGAACGGCAGCGGGAAGAGCACGCTCGTGCGGGTGCTCATTGGGCGGATTCCCGTGGCGCGCGGCGAAATCCTGGTCGACGGCGCGCCGCGCAACGCGATGGCCAACGACGCGTTCGCGCGACGCGTTGCGGTCATCACGCAACGGGAGGACCTGGCGTTTCCCGTGACGGTAGTCGATTACGTCGCACTCGGGCGTTTTCCGCACTTGGGATTGTGGCATGCGGCGGGCGAACGTGATCGCGACGCGATCGATCACGCGCTCGCCA
Proteins encoded in this window:
- a CDS encoding iron ABC transporter permease; translation: MSPMRWTLLVIALIVAGILGVAIGTIDLPLGAVVDALRGVGDPTAIVVVRTLRLPRVMLAILVGAGLGMSGAALQGTMRNPLAEPYLLGVSGGAAVGAVVAYAMGLGAAALPLAAFIGAVAAVLAAFFVAHAAGARGDPRVMLMAGVVVGAFANAVIMLILANAEANTVRNALWWMMGSVSESTWSQVAVLAVYVAIGGAMLIVVGPQMDVLSLGEDAAAGLGLGVDAAIRRVFLIAALIAAATVAAAGLVGFVGLIVPHIMRSAGLRRHRALLVGCALAGGTLVVCADLLGRVVRPPAEVPLGAVTALIGVPFFLMKLRRLA
- a CDS encoding helical backbone metal receptor; this encodes MFRFRLVVLGFTFAALGAACRNAPPPMAQGHDDFGHALAIDHRPERIVSLNPTTTEMLFALGAGSRLVGRSQYDVFPDSARAVPDVGPAMRPNIEAVLAQHPDLVLLYASDDNRAAYDRLTAAKVPAFAFKIDSIEQFARDTRLIGSLLGDSARAEATVDTIEATLRRVRAMTSALPHPTVFIHAWDKPIIAIGGGSFLSELLDIAGAKNIYGDSPLPSLTVSLEDVVRRNPDFMLASPTAAPKIEASATWRAIPAVHNGHVLVYDTTIVGRPSVQLGAAAYSLARLLHPREVK